In a single window of the Streptomyces sp. NBC_00285 genome:
- the hisG gene encoding ATP phosphoribosyltransferase produces the protein MLRIAVPNKGSLSGPAADMLHEAGYQQRRESKELRIVDPVNDVEFFYLRPRDIAIYVSSGQLDIGITGRDLLIDSGAHAEEILPLGFARSTFRFASKPGEANGIEDLKGKTVATSYEGIVAGHLAENGIDASVVHLDGAVETAIELGVAEVIADVVETGTSLRNAGLEVFGEPIMKSEAVVIRRTGADVEEPKVQQFLRRLQGVLVARTYVMMDYDCRVEQLEKAVALTPGLESPTVSPLHNEGWVAVRAMVPAKEAQRIMDDLYDIGARAILTTAIHACRL, from the coding sequence ATGCTGCGCATCGCCGTCCCCAACAAGGGTTCCCTGTCAGGCCCTGCGGCGGACATGCTGCATGAGGCCGGCTACCAGCAGCGCCGCGAGTCCAAGGAACTGCGGATCGTCGACCCGGTCAACGACGTGGAGTTCTTCTACCTCCGCCCCCGGGACATCGCGATCTACGTCTCCTCCGGCCAGCTCGACATCGGCATCACCGGCCGCGACCTGCTGATCGACTCCGGCGCCCACGCCGAGGAGATCCTGCCGCTCGGCTTCGCCCGCTCCACCTTCCGCTTCGCGTCCAAGCCCGGCGAGGCCAACGGCATCGAGGACCTCAAGGGCAAGACCGTCGCCACCTCGTACGAGGGGATCGTCGCGGGGCACCTCGCCGAGAACGGCATCGACGCCTCCGTCGTCCACCTCGACGGCGCCGTCGAGACCGCCATCGAGCTCGGTGTCGCCGAGGTCATCGCGGACGTCGTCGAGACCGGCACCAGCCTGCGCAACGCGGGCCTGGAGGTCTTCGGCGAGCCGATCATGAAGTCCGAGGCCGTCGTCATCCGCCGTACCGGCGCGGACGTGGAAGAGCCCAAGGTGCAGCAGTTCCTGCGCCGCCTCCAGGGCGTCCTCGTGGCGCGGACGTACGTGATGATGGACTACGACTGCCGCGTCGAGCAGCTGGAGAAGGCCGTCGCGCTCACGCCCGGCCTGGAGTCCCCGACGGTGTCCCCGCTGCACAACGAGGGCTGGGTGGCCGTCCGCGCGATGGTCCCCGCCAAGGAGGCGCAGCGGATCATGGACGACCTGTACGACATCGGCGCGCGGGCCATCCTGACGACGGCCATCCACGCCTGCCGTCTCTGA
- a CDS encoding phosphoribosyl-ATP diphosphatase has translation MSNKTFEELFTELQHKAANGDPATSRTAELVGKGVHAIGKKVVEEAAEVWMAAEYEGKEAAAEEISQLLYHVQVMMVARGISLDDVYAHL, from the coding sequence ATGTCCAATAAGACGTTCGAGGAGCTCTTCACCGAGCTCCAACACAAGGCCGCCAACGGCGACCCCGCCACCTCCCGCACCGCAGAACTGGTCGGCAAGGGCGTCCATGCCATCGGCAAGAAGGTCGTCGAAGAGGCCGCCGAGGTCTGGATGGCCGCCGAGTACGAGGGCAAGGAAGCGGCCGCCGAGGAGATCTCGCAGCTGCTGTACCACGTCCAGGTGATGATGGTCGCGCGCGGGATCTCGCTCGACGACGTCTACGCCCACCTGTAA
- the ribH gene encoding 6,7-dimethyl-8-ribityllumazine synthase, whose protein sequence is MSGKGAPDLSVRNVGDLRVAVIAAQWHEKVMDGLVDGALRALHDLGIDEPTLLRVPGSWELPVVAKVLAGRGYDAIVALGVVIRGGTPHFEYVCQGVTQGLTQVAVDTGVPVGMGVLTCDTEEQALDRAGIEGSNEDKGHEAVTAAVATAATLRSVSEPWR, encoded by the coding sequence GTGAGCGGCAAGGGTGCACCGGACCTGTCCGTACGCAATGTCGGAGACCTGAGGGTCGCCGTCATCGCGGCCCAGTGGCACGAGAAGGTGATGGACGGACTGGTCGACGGCGCCCTGCGCGCCCTGCACGACCTGGGCATCGACGAGCCGACCCTGCTCCGGGTCCCCGGCAGCTGGGAACTCCCGGTCGTCGCCAAGGTCCTCGCGGGCCGAGGCTACGACGCGATCGTCGCCCTCGGTGTCGTGATCCGCGGCGGCACCCCGCACTTCGAGTACGTCTGCCAGGGCGTCACCCAGGGCCTCACCCAGGTCGCGGTGGACACCGGCGTGCCCGTGGGCATGGGCGTTCTCACCTGCGACACCGAGGAACAGGCCCTGGACCGCGCGGGCATCGAGGGCTCCAACGAGGACAAGGGACACGAGGCGGTGACCGCCGCCGTGGCCACGGCGGCCACCCTCCGCTCAGTATCCGAACCGTGGCGTTAG
- a CDS encoding bifunctional 3,4-dihydroxy-2-butanone-4-phosphate synthase/GTP cyclohydrolase II, with translation MTARPSPTTALNEPLRAAPSVPPILYSTDGFEDFALDPVEQAVADIAAGRPIVVVDDEDRENEGDLVVAAEKITPEIVAFMMSECRGLICAPMEGDELDRLKLPQMVDDNTESMKTAFTVSVDASGAHGVTTGISASDRATTLQLLASGDAGPTDFVRPGHIFPLRAKAGGVLTRNGHTEAAVDLARLAGLRPAGAIVEIAGEDGRMLRLPELIPFARKHGLTIISIEDLIAYRQAAEPTVRREAETRLPTAHGAFTAYGYRSIVDGVEHVALVHGEIGDGEDVLVRVHSECLTGDIFGSLRCDCGPQLDASLERIQAEGRGVVVYLRGHEGRGIGLLSKLRAYELQEQGRDTLDANLELGLPADARDYGAGAQILQDLGVRSLRLMTNNPDKSEALLRHGLKVTGREPMPVQAGEHNLRYLRTKRDRMGHDLPWLDTAPVSTCSNQ, from the coding sequence ATGACCGCCCGCCCGTCACCCACCACCGCCCTGAACGAGCCGCTTCGCGCCGCCCCCTCTGTCCCGCCGATTCTCTACAGCACCGACGGGTTCGAGGACTTCGCGCTGGACCCGGTCGAGCAGGCCGTCGCCGACATCGCGGCCGGCCGCCCCATCGTGGTCGTCGACGACGAGGACCGTGAGAACGAGGGCGACCTCGTCGTCGCCGCCGAGAAGATCACCCCCGAAATCGTCGCCTTCATGATGAGCGAGTGCCGCGGCCTGATCTGCGCCCCCATGGAGGGCGACGAACTGGACCGGCTGAAGCTGCCGCAGATGGTCGACGACAACACCGAGTCGATGAAAACCGCGTTCACAGTGTCCGTGGACGCCTCCGGCGCTCACGGTGTGACCACAGGGATCTCGGCATCCGACCGCGCGACCACGCTTCAGCTCCTGGCGAGCGGCGACGCCGGGCCCACCGACTTCGTCCGCCCGGGCCACATCTTCCCGCTCCGCGCGAAGGCGGGCGGTGTCCTGACCCGCAATGGCCACACCGAGGCCGCCGTCGACCTCGCCCGGCTCGCGGGACTGCGGCCGGCCGGCGCGATCGTGGAGATCGCCGGCGAGGACGGCCGTATGCTCCGGCTGCCCGAGCTGATCCCCTTCGCCCGCAAGCACGGCCTGACGATCATCTCCATCGAGGACCTGATCGCCTACCGCCAGGCCGCCGAGCCCACGGTCCGCCGCGAGGCCGAGACCCGGCTGCCCACCGCCCACGGCGCCTTCACGGCGTACGGCTACCGCTCCATCGTCGACGGCGTCGAGCACGTCGCCCTGGTGCACGGCGAGATCGGCGACGGCGAGGACGTCCTGGTCCGCGTCCACTCCGAGTGCCTCACCGGCGACATCTTCGGCTCCCTGCGCTGCGACTGCGGCCCCCAGCTGGACGCCTCCCTGGAGCGCATCCAGGCAGAGGGCAGGGGAGTGGTGGTCTACCTGCGCGGCCACGAGGGGCGCGGTATCGGCCTGCTGTCCAAGCTGCGGGCGTACGAGCTGCAGGAACAGGGCCGCGACACCCTCGACGCCAACCTGGAACTCGGCCTGCCCGCCGACGCCCGGGACTACGGCGCCGGCGCGCAGATCCTTCAGGACCTCGGCGTCCGCAGTCTGCGCCTCATGACCAACAACCCCGACAAGTCCGAGGCGCTCCTGCGGCACGGCCTCAAGGTCACCGGACGGGAGCCGATGCCCGTACAGGCGGGCGAGCACAACCTCCGCTACCTGCGCACCAAGCGGGACCGGATGGGCCACGACCTGCCCTGGCTGGACACCGCCCCGGTGTCCACCTGCAGTAACCAGTAA
- a CDS encoding nicotinamide mononucleotide transporter family protein, with product MNSLNTEAFTLFGQHILWSDMIGNILGLIALALGWRRNLWSWPVQFASGLILFGAFFGHLTGSAGKQAVVMVVALYGWWQWNRNKGQSGDGHIAPRFATWTERAVMTGAAAAGTVVVALLFKAYPTLSWDPWPDAYIFVGTIVAMYAQARGMVEFWFAWLLVDLVGVPLNFANGYAFSGFVYVIYGALVLWGMRDWWLRSRESARPVLEGAPA from the coding sequence GTGAACTCCCTCAACACCGAGGCCTTCACCCTGTTCGGCCAGCACATCCTCTGGTCGGACATGATCGGCAACATCCTCGGCCTCATCGCCCTCGCGCTCGGCTGGCGGCGCAACCTGTGGAGCTGGCCGGTGCAGTTCGCCTCCGGCCTCATCCTCTTCGGCGCCTTCTTCGGACACCTCACCGGCAGCGCGGGCAAGCAGGCCGTCGTCATGGTCGTCGCCCTGTACGGCTGGTGGCAGTGGAACCGCAACAAGGGCCAGTCCGGAGACGGTCACATCGCCCCGCGGTTCGCCACCTGGACCGAGCGCGCGGTGATGACCGGAGCGGCCGCCGCCGGCACCGTCGTGGTCGCCCTCCTCTTCAAGGCCTACCCGACCCTGTCCTGGGACCCCTGGCCGGACGCCTACATCTTCGTCGGGACCATCGTCGCCATGTACGCCCAGGCGCGCGGCATGGTCGAGTTCTGGTTCGCCTGGCTCCTCGTCGACCTCGTCGGCGTCCCGCTGAACTTCGCCAACGGCTACGCCTTCTCCGGCTTCGTCTACGTCATCTACGGCGCGCTCGTCCTGTGGGGCATGCGCGACTGGTGGCTGCGCTCCCGCGAGTCCGCACGGCCCGTCCTGGAAGGAGCGCCGGCATGA
- a CDS encoding riboflavin synthase — translation MFTGIVEELGEITAVENLGDACRFRLRGPVVTEGAKHGDSIAVNGVCLTVVDHEGDEFTADVMAETLDRSSLGALGVGSRVNLERPTAVGARLGGHIVQGHVDGTGEVLERKPSENWEIIKISLPSDLARYVVEKGSITVDGISLTVVDAGPDYFTVSLIPTTLALTTLGLKQPGAPVNLEVDIVAKYVERLLASSQGAGT, via the coding sequence GTGTTCACCGGAATCGTCGAAGAGCTGGGCGAGATCACCGCCGTCGAGAACCTCGGCGACGCGTGTCGCTTCCGACTGCGTGGCCCCGTCGTCACCGAGGGCGCGAAACACGGGGACTCCATCGCCGTCAACGGCGTGTGCCTCACCGTCGTCGACCACGAGGGCGACGAGTTCACCGCCGACGTCATGGCCGAGACCCTCGACCGCTCCAGCCTGGGCGCCCTCGGCGTCGGCTCGCGCGTCAACCTCGAACGCCCCACCGCCGTCGGCGCGCGCCTCGGCGGGCACATCGTGCAGGGACATGTGGACGGCACCGGCGAGGTCCTGGAGCGCAAGCCCTCCGAGAACTGGGAGATCATCAAGATCTCGCTGCCCTCGGACCTCGCGCGGTACGTCGTGGAGAAGGGCTCCATCACGGTCGACGGCATCAGCCTCACCGTCGTGGACGCCGGCCCCGACTACTTCACCGTCAGCCTCATCCCCACCACCCTCGCCCTGACCACGCTCGGCCTCAAGCAGCCCGGCGCCCCGGTCAACCTCGAGGTCGACATCGTCGCCAAGTACGTCGAGCGCCTGCTCGCGAGCAGTCAGGGGGCGGGGACGTGA
- a CDS encoding ROK family transcriptional regulator, with the protein MPASPSTARAINDRHALRLLQQEGPLTAGQLKQLTGLSRPTVADLVERLAAAGLIDVVGESGEQRRGPNARLYGIVADQAHLAALDVRTEGVSVAVSDLLGRVLAEASVPIGGDTGTGPAVEQAVALVERTAKEAGVPDLHTVGIGAPGLIDPATGELRDSGGLPEWHRRLVLALQERFPETRTHVENETNLAALAEQREGVARDRGTFVLLWLGHGTGAAVVLDGTLRRGASGGTGEIGFLPVPGTGGLPSAVDCEGGFHSLAGSAAIVALAGEYGLVVEGDGYEPLAARVVREAVASASADFLDALADRLAIGVASVVAIVDPGCLVLAGEVGQAGGADLAARVERRVRRMSPLSTEVRASALGGGAVLRGALLTARDRAQDEVFAPLRGHKGPAAPPRGPAPARG; encoded by the coding sequence ATGCCCGCATCCCCGAGCACCGCCCGGGCCATCAACGACCGGCACGCCCTGCGTCTGCTGCAGCAGGAAGGCCCGCTGACGGCGGGGCAGTTGAAGCAGCTCACCGGACTGTCCCGGCCGACGGTCGCCGACCTCGTCGAGCGCCTCGCCGCCGCCGGACTGATCGACGTGGTCGGGGAGTCGGGGGAGCAGCGCCGCGGCCCGAACGCGCGGCTGTACGGCATCGTCGCCGACCAGGCTCATCTCGCGGCCCTCGACGTCCGCACGGAGGGCGTCTCCGTCGCCGTGTCCGACCTGCTGGGGCGGGTGCTGGCCGAGGCGTCGGTGCCCATCGGCGGGGACACCGGCACGGGGCCCGCGGTCGAACAGGCGGTCGCGCTCGTCGAGCGGACGGCGAAGGAGGCCGGGGTGCCCGACTTGCACACCGTCGGCATCGGCGCCCCCGGCCTCATCGACCCGGCCACCGGTGAACTCCGCGACTCCGGCGGCCTGCCCGAATGGCACCGGCGACTGGTGCTGGCGCTCCAGGAACGGTTCCCCGAGACCCGCACGCACGTGGAGAACGAGACCAATCTGGCGGCACTGGCGGAGCAGCGGGAGGGCGTGGCCCGCGACCGGGGCACCTTCGTCCTCCTCTGGCTCGGCCACGGCACGGGTGCGGCCGTGGTCCTGGACGGCACCCTGCGCAGGGGTGCCTCGGGCGGCACGGGCGAGATCGGCTTCCTGCCCGTCCCGGGCACGGGTGGACTGCCGTCCGCGGTGGACTGCGAGGGAGGTTTCCACTCCCTGGCGGGCTCGGCGGCCATCGTGGCGCTCGCCGGGGAGTACGGACTGGTGGTCGAGGGCGACGGTTACGAGCCGCTGGCCGCACGCGTGGTCCGGGAGGCCGTGGCGAGCGCCTCGGCGGACTTCCTCGACGCCCTCGCCGACCGCCTCGCCATAGGAGTCGCCTCGGTCGTCGCCATTGTCGACCCGGGCTGTCTGGTTCTGGCGGGCGAGGTCGGCCAGGCCGGCGGGGCGGACCTCGCGGCACGGGTGGAGCGCCGGGTCCGCCGGATGTCACCCCTGTCCACGGAGGTACGGGCGAGCGCGCTGGGAGGGGGAGCGGTCCTGCGAGGAGCCCTGCTCACCGCACGGGACAGGGCCCAGGACGAGGTGTTCGCCCCCCTTCGGGGGCACAAGGGTCCTGCGGCACCGCCGCGTGGGCCCGCACCGGCCCGCGGATAG
- a CDS encoding MFS transporter has protein sequence MSGVVQVSAEVRRARYAVAAVFAVHGAVTGSFATRVPWIQDHASLNAGQLGFSLAFTAFGASCSMPLAARVSHRFGSRTALRGLITLWTLSLVLPSIAPNLYTLCLAMFAYGASAGMADVVMNALGVEVENLLGKSIMSSLHGMWSAGALVGSAGGTLAAHLGSDARVHFALASACLTLLGLLACRWVLDVQAAEDEEPPPRFALPPKSALLIGTVGFCAVFAEGASLDWSAVYLKDRLDASAGLAAACTTGFMLTMAVARLVGDTVVNRFGSVRTVRLGGVLAAAGGVLIVVAGHPGVAMAGFALMGLGIAVVVPLCFAAAGRSGPNPSQAIAGVATITYTSGLIAPSLLGGVAQATSLMVSFVLVTVLAGGIVAFAGVLRSGDRDRPKLSPPAAAVPGPRP, from the coding sequence ATGAGCGGTGTGGTTCAGGTGTCGGCAGAGGTACGTCGGGCCCGGTATGCCGTGGCCGCCGTGTTCGCCGTGCACGGGGCCGTGACCGGCTCGTTCGCGACACGGGTGCCGTGGATCCAGGACCATGCCTCCTTGAACGCGGGGCAGTTGGGCTTCTCCCTGGCCTTCACCGCGTTCGGCGCGTCGTGTTCGATGCCTCTGGCCGCCCGGGTCAGCCACCGTTTCGGCAGCCGCACGGCGCTGCGCGGGCTGATCACCCTGTGGACCCTGTCTCTGGTCCTGCCGTCGATCGCGCCCAACCTCTACACGTTGTGCCTCGCGATGTTCGCGTACGGGGCGAGTGCCGGCATGGCCGACGTGGTCATGAACGCGCTGGGCGTCGAGGTCGAGAACCTGCTCGGCAAGTCGATCATGTCCAGTCTGCACGGCATGTGGAGCGCGGGCGCCCTGGTGGGCTCGGCGGGCGGCACGCTCGCCGCACATCTGGGCTCGGACGCGCGCGTGCACTTCGCGCTGGCCTCGGCCTGTCTCACCCTGCTCGGCCTGCTGGCCTGCCGGTGGGTCCTCGATGTGCAGGCCGCCGAGGACGAGGAGCCGCCGCCACGCTTCGCGCTGCCCCCGAAGTCGGCCCTGCTGATCGGGACGGTCGGTTTCTGCGCGGTGTTCGCGGAGGGCGCGAGCCTGGACTGGTCGGCGGTCTATCTGAAGGACCGGCTCGACGCCTCGGCGGGACTCGCCGCGGCCTGCACGACCGGCTTCATGCTCACCATGGCGGTGGCCCGGCTCGTCGGCGACACCGTCGTCAACCGCTTCGGGTCGGTCCGTACCGTCCGCCTGGGCGGTGTCCTCGCCGCCGCCGGCGGAGTGCTCATCGTCGTCGCGGGCCATCCGGGGGTGGCCATGGCCGGGTTCGCCCTGATGGGTCTCGGTATCGCCGTCGTCGTACCGCTGTGCTTCGCGGCGGCGGGGCGCAGCGGGCCCAATCCGAGCCAGGCGATCGCGGGCGTCGCGACCATCACCTACACCTCGGGGCTCATCGCGCCGAGCCTGCTGGGCGGCGTGGCCCAGGCCACCAGCCTGATGGTCTCGTTCGTCCTGGTGACGGTGCTGGCCGGCGGGATCGTGGCCTTCGCGGGGGTACTGCGCTCCGGTGACCGCGACCGGCCGAAGCTCAGCCCGCCGGCCGCGGCGGTTCCCGGCCCGCGGCCCTGA